From Penaeus monodon isolate SGIC_2016 chromosome 42, NSTDA_Pmon_1, whole genome shotgun sequence, one genomic window encodes:
- the LOC119599002 gene encoding oplophorus-luciferin 2-monooxygenase non-catalytic subunit-like, with protein MSDVPVDGFKRVPNLEVFYFEGNNLQQITPGTFAGLPHLRNIYIPNNKLSRIQEGALAVASDFFQDLVLSGNDISIIEPFAITGISGADLRLDGNSLTVLDEAVFRPLLEDKVSIFLEGNPLSCECDVAWLVTRPDLMAWIADDAACFNGQLLADLDPAMYENLC; from the exons ATGAGCGATGTCCCAGTTGACGGCTTCAAACGTGTTCCGAATTTAGAAGTGTTCTATTTTGAAGGAAATAATTTGCAACAAATTACCCCAG GAACCTTTGCCGGCCTCCCGCACCTGCGGAACATCTATATCCCGAACAACAAGCTGAGCCGCATCCAAGAAGGGGCTCTCGCGGTTGCCAGTGATTTCTTTCAGGACCTTGTTTTGTCCGGAAACGACATCAGCATTATTGAACCTTTCGCCATCACAG GCATCAGCGGTGCAGACCTTCGGCTCGATGGCAACTCCTTGACGGTCCTGGACGAAGCAGTGTTCCGGCCGCTGCTGGAGGACAAGGTCTCGATCTTCCTCGAAG GAAACCCCCTGAGCTGCGAGTGCGACGTCGCCTGGCTCGTCACAAGACCCGACTTGATGGCCTGGATCGCCGACGACGCCGCTTGCTTCAACGGGCAGCTGCTGGCGGACCTCGACCCGGCCATGTACGAGAACCTCTGCTGA